Within Halalkalibaculum roseum, the genomic segment GATTTTGATCAAATCTGAAATGGACTGAGCGGGTCGCATTCCGATCAGGATATGAATGTGATCCGGCATGCCATTAATCTGTAACACCTTGTGAGAATGATTTTGCACAATGCCGGTTATGTATCGGTACAATTCTTCCTTCCAAGGGTCTTTAATCAGACTTTTTCGGTTTTGAACAGCAAATACAGCTTGTATATGAATTTGTGTGTAGGTATTGGCCATATTGCTATTTATATGTTGTACCTAGCGGCACAAGGATTTTTAGGTTTGATATTTTCTACCGGCATTAGGTCCCTATGGGACTTAGAAGAAGTGTGTTTTAATTATCTCTTCTTGACTTTTTTAGTTTTCTAATTTCTTTGCCTAAGAAGCTATTATTAATGTACTTATAATAAATATATAACAATAGAGTCAGCGGACAAATTAAGAAAGCCGTGGCTATCAGCTATACCGGTGTCTTCCGTGTTCCATTAAGTAGCGGCATTTGATGCGGGTAGGTTAAACCCCGTAGCCCGAGAGATAGGAATAAAAAGCCCAGAAGTGTGAAAAGGTACCGGCCAGAACAAAGAGGTGCCAGATTTCATGATGTCCGAACCAGTTGGGTATGGGGTTCGGTTTTTCCAGTCCGTAAATAATGGCACCCAGCGAGTAAGCCAGGCCGCCCGCGATAATCCATCCCAAGAAGGCCGCAGGCAGCTTTTCAAACAGGGTGGGAAACAAAATGACACCCATCCAACCCATACCTAGGTAAAGGAGCGTGGAGATCCAGCGAGGCGTTTTCATATACAAAAACTTCTTTATGATGCCCAGCAGTGCAAGGCTCCAGACGGTGATAAAGATACCCCATTTCCAATTTCCTTCGAGTACAATCAAGCATATAGGAGTATAGGAACCGGCTATCAACACATAGATCATGCTGTGGTCAAGCTTCTGAAAAAACTTAAGTGCTTTTTCCCTGACGGGCAGAGAATGGTATAACGAGCTGGAAGTATAGAGCAGCACCATACTCGCACCGAAGATGGAAAAGGCTACAATATGGCTGATGGAATCCTGTAAAACGGCTTCATATAATAGTGCAATGAGACCAACTACAGCCAGAATAGCTCCCAGGCCGTGGGTTAAACCGTTGACAGGTTCTCTTATGTAGCGTTGTATTTTCGAAAGATTATGTTTTGTCATGTTGAGAAGATAACGCAGCAAAGGGTAATAAAATTCTTTTTTCAGAAATATTAATTGAGATTAGAAAAATTTATGTTCTCTTTTGATGAACAAAGGGCAATGAAAGTCCAAGTTGCCAACAAAAAGAACCTACTTTTTTGGCATTGATTGATATCGAACTATACGTCAAAATAACCTGAAGACTTAGAATATGATGAATTTCCGTAACAGCGTACTCATTACCCTATTTTTAACAATGGTAGTGGCAGGGTGCTCTCAGAGCACCAATCAGCAGCAAGCAGCCGGCAGCGAAACGACCGTTAGTGAGGGCATGCTGCAGCATAATGTGTTTTTCTATCTTAAAGATGATGTGACGACAGATCAGAGAGCACAATTCGAAGAAGGACTGAAGATACTATTGGCTATTGATGAGGTGTACGACTACCAGATCGGTATACCGGGAGATACGGAACAGCGGGATGTAACAGACCACTCTTTTGGATATTCGTTCTCCTCATGGTTTGAGAACCTGGAAGATTACCAGGTCTATGCCGAACATCCGGTTCATTTGGAGTTTATTGATGAGTATGAAGATCTATGGGCGGAAGTTCGAGTATATGATTCGGAAGTAATCGCTACCAAAGAGTAAGAATTATTGTTAACTCTTTGGGGATAAGCTTTAAGATTTTATAAGTAGAGTCTAAACAGTATGTGTGGAAGATATACGCTCAAGGAAAATAAAGAGAAACTGGAAGAGTGGTTCGATGCCGATGGCGAAGAACTGGATCGTCTTAACCCAAACTATAATGTGGCTCCCTCACAAAGCATGCCTGTTGTCGGTCAGAACAGAGATGGAAATAGAAGCCTGAAGCCTTTCCGGTGGGGCTTGCTGCCATTTTGGGTAAAAGAGAAAAACGTGGGTTATAGCATGATCAACGCCCGCGCGGAGACACTGGATAGCAAGAAATCCTTTAAACCCTATTTTGAAAAGCAGCGTTGCCTGGTGCCGGCTTCGGGTTTTTATGAATGGAAAGGTGAAAAGGGTAATAAAACACCGCACTACATCTATCCGACCCACGAACCGTTGTTTGCATTTGCAGGTCTGTATAGTATGTGGGACTCCCCGGACGGAAAGGAAAAAATTCCCACCTATACTATCGTTACTACCGATGCCAATGAAAAGATGAAAGAACTGCACAACCGCATGCCTGCCATGTTACTTAAGGAGGAGTGGGAGGATTGGTTAAATCCGAATAATCACGATACCAAAGCACTTAAGGAATTACTTAAGCCCTTTCCGGATGATGCCATAGATTTCTACCCGGTGAGTAAAAAGGTCGGTAATGTGAAGAATAATTCAGAGGACCTGATCCAGCCTGAGCAGTAGGTGAAGTTATTTACTAGGCGGGATGGCATTTAATTACCTCTGAGCCTCAAGCCCGATGAACTCCGATTCTTGCCTGGCATTCCAGAAGTTCACTGTCTTAATTATTAGGCTGAACATTAAGCAACAGACCGTTGGCATCACCTCCCGATAAAACGACGTCCTGTTCAATGGCCAGGGGACTTTTCCCAAATTTGCTATAAGATGCCTTTTGGGTATAGATGTCATCACACAAGTTTGAGTCAAAATAGAACTGGGTAGTGAGTTGTTCGTCTTCGCTAACCATGATTTTAGCATGTATATGGGGCACCCTGCCTACATACCATCCCGGGAAAATAGTTTCAAATTGCACCCACCCGTCTGCGTCTGTTCTTTGAAGTCCACGAAGAAACCGGGTTTCATTGACCGGATCAACATGGTATACCCCGTTTTTATCTTCACCTTCCCTAAGCAAGAAGATAAAGGTTTTCCACTCATCTCGGGTTATCTCTTCGGGATATCCGCTGTAGGTACCTTCTGCATCACAATGCCAGATTTCTACCACGGCACCTTCAACCGGGGTACAATTCGGATGCCGGTTTACCTGCAGCCGCAAAGTAAGCTTTTGTCCATCCCGGTCTTCAGAAATATTAACCCTTTCGGGTGAAGGATAATAAAAGGGGCCTTCAGTCTGTCCTGAAGTTAAGATACACAGGTCCTCGCTGCCGGAAGGTGCATTGGTAAGTTTTGCCGGATCGAAGTCTCCTGTAAAAATCAGGTTTCTTATAATCGGTTTTCTGAAAAACCAGGTGGCAAGTGCCCCGGTCCCTAATGTACCAAGCCCCATCAGAAACCTTTTTCTGGTAGTTTTTTTCATACTATCCCCATCTAGATTTGTGACTTATTGATCCGGAATATGGAGAAATCGATACAAATTAAAAATTAAAGTTACAGCTAAAGTCAATGTTAT encodes:
- the trhA gene encoding PAQR family membrane homeostasis protein TrhA produces the protein MTKHNLSKIQRYIREPVNGLTHGLGAILAVVGLIALLYEAVLQDSISHIVAFSIFGASMVLLYTSSSLYHSLPVREKALKFFQKLDHSMIYVLIAGSYTPICLIVLEGNWKWGIFITVWSLALLGIIKKFLYMKTPRWISTLLYLGMGWMGVILFPTLFEKLPAAFLGWIIAGGLAYSLGAIIYGLEKPNPIPNWFGHHEIWHLFVLAGTFSHFWAFYSYLSGYGV
- a CDS encoding Dabb family protein, translated to MMNFRNSVLITLFLTMVVAGCSQSTNQQQAAGSETTVSEGMLQHNVFFYLKDDVTTDQRAQFEEGLKILLAIDEVYDYQIGIPGDTEQRDVTDHSFGYSFSSWFENLEDYQVYAEHPVHLEFIDEYEDLWAEVRVYDSEVIATKE
- a CDS encoding SOS response-associated peptidase — its product is MCGRYTLKENKEKLEEWFDADGEELDRLNPNYNVAPSQSMPVVGQNRDGNRSLKPFRWGLLPFWVKEKNVGYSMINARAETLDSKKSFKPYFEKQRCLVPASGFYEWKGEKGNKTPHYIYPTHEPLFAFAGLYSMWDSPDGKEKIPTYTIVTTDANEKMKELHNRMPAMLLKEEWEDWLNPNNHDTKALKELLKPFPDDAIDFYPVSKKVGNVKNNSEDLIQPEQ